A segment of the Leptolyngbya sp. NIES-3755 genome:
ACTCCGTTTTGCGGTGGAAATCTTTGACCAATTGCCGCCCACTTTCGCTAAACAGTTCTGAATCGGAGTGCCATCTAAGCGGACATAGTAAGCGGGATCTTCGTGAACTTCACCTGCGATCGCTTTACTGCCAATTACCGATCGTTCTTCGTCGCTGAAGATAATGACTTCGATCGAATGATCCAATCGAATGTCATTTTCCCGAAGTGTCCGAACCACTTCAATTCCAGCCAACACGCCCAAACAGCCATCAAACGCGCCTCCGACCGGAACCGTATCAATATGCGATCCAGTTGCCAGCACAGGAGCATTCGGAAACTTGCCTTCGTAGCGTCCGATCACATTTCCAGCCGCATCAATTCGAGTCGTCATGCCTGCGTCTTCCATCCAGGCTTGAACTTGATTTCTGGCTTGTAAATCGACATCGGTAAAAGCAATTCGGCAGACTCCACCGTTTTCGAGTTTGCCGATCGAGGCGAGGTCAGCAATACTCTGATTTAAGCGATCGCTGTTAATCGCCAAACGCACTGTAGAAAGAGGGGTCATTGTCATGCTGTCACCTGTTGTAAGAGTCGAAAGTAAGCAATCTGGGAAATTTCAGCGATCGCTTGTCGCATTTCGTCGGGTTGGGAATGTTGAAGTCGGGTTTCAAACGCTTCTAAGATGCTGGATTTGGTGTGGTTTTTCACAGCAATAATAAAAGGAAACCCGAATTGGGATTTGTACTGATCATTCAATCGGTGAAAGCGATCGTATTCTTCAGGAGATAAGCGATCGAGTCCGACTCCTGCTTGCTCTTGAATCGAGGCTTCCGCCATTTTTGCTTTGCTGCCTAGATCTGGATGGGCACAAATCAGGGCTAACTGTTGCTCATCGCTCATCGAATTCACAACCGTCAGCATTTTCTGATGAAGATCATCGACATTCATAAACGGTCGTTGCTCCCAAGCTTGAGAAGCGATCGTTGGAGTTTGTTCAAAGATCTCACCGAATGCGTTCGTAAAGGTGGATTGATCCATTTGATTGAGTTGTGAGAGCGAATAAGGCATTAGTGCATTGGTCCTGTCAAAATGGTTTTCGCGATCGCGCTGGTGACATCACTGGGCGATTCGGTTCGCAGTTGGTCGTACCATTGTGCGGTGAGTTCAGGATCTTTTCCGTGGATCATTTCGGCACGACTGCGGGCTTTTTTGACGATCGAACTGGTGCGATCTTTCCGCGCTTTCTCGTATCGCTTTAAGGCATCTTCAACGCTGATATTGGTGGTTAAAAGGAAGTGAGTCAGCATATAGACATCTTCGAGCGCCTGACAGCCTCCTTGACCCAGATCGGGACACGTTGCATGGGCGGCATCACCGAGCAAAGCAACTCGACCACGTACCATTCGATCGACCGGTCCCACATCGGAAATTTCTAAGCGATTCGTTTTCTCAGGATCAATTCGCTGAATCAAAGTTTGAACGGGTTCTGCCCATCCTTTGAAATGCTCCGCCAGTTCCGATCGAATCAATTCCGGTGGCGCACTCGTTCCAATTGGTAACGGCACATCGAAGAAGAAATACAACCGATTTCCACCGACAGGCATCATTGAAGCGCGTTGATGATTGCCTACGTAAATCGTCCAGGTATTCGGGGGAGTAATTGCTTCATCCGCTTCGACCAGTCCGTTCCAGTTGACATAATCGCGGTAGGTTGGATGGACTTCATGTTCGAGCACGTATTCGCGCAACGTCGATCGAACTCCATCGGCTGCGATCACTAAATCCCCAGTCGCCTGATGTCCGTTCTCAAACGTTGCTGTCACTCGATCGCCATGTTCTTCGACTCCAACACAGCGATATCCTAAATTCACAGTTCCAGGAAACGCTTCTAACAGCATCGCTTGTAAGTCGGCTCGTGCGACCGGATAAGGACGCTGTCCAACTTCCTCGATCAAGGGCTGGAGATGAATATGGTTTAAGACCTCGCCCTGAAAGCCGAGATACTGCATGTGATCCATCTGACCGCCGATCGCTGCGATTTTTTCTCCTAATCCAAAGCGATTCAGGACTTTGATCCCATTCGACCAGAGCGAAATTCCTGCACCACGGGGACGAAGTTCTTGAGCGCGTTCGTAGACTTCGACTTCGTAGCCCGCTTGAGAAAGTGCGATCGCAGCCGTCAGACCTCCAATCCCTGCACCAATCACCACAACCTTTAAGCGATACATAACCGATTCCCCCTAGACATTGAGCGGA
Coding sequences within it:
- a CDS encoding OHCU decarboxylase (similar to AA sequence:cyanobase_aa:LBDG_43090) encodes the protein MPYSLSQLNQMDQSTFTNAFGEIFEQTPTIASQAWEQRPFMNVDDLHQKMLTVVNSMSDEQQLALICAHPDLGSKAKMAEASIQEQAGVGLDRLSPEEYDRFHRLNDQYKSQFGFPFIIAVKNHTKSSILEAFETRLQHSQPDEMRQAIAEISQIAYFRLLQQVTA
- a CDS encoding hypothetical protein (conserved hypothetical protein;~similar to AA sequence:cyanobase_aa:LBDG_43080) is translated as MYRLKVVVIGAGIGGLTAAIALSQAGYEVEVYERAQELRPRGAGISLWSNGIKVLNRFGLGEKIAAIGGQMDHMQYLGFQGEVLNHIHLQPLIEEVGQRPYPVARADLQAMLLEAFPGTVNLGYRCVGVEEHGDRVTATFENGHQATGDLVIAADGVRSTLREYVLEHEVHPTYRDYVNWNGLVEADEAITPPNTWTIYVGNHQRASMMPVGGNRLYFFFDVPLPIGTSAPPELIRSELAEHFKGWAEPVQTLIQRIDPEKTNRLEISDVGPVDRMVRGRVALLGDAAHATCPDLGQGGCQALEDVYMLTHFLLTTNISVEDALKRYEKARKDRTSSIVKKARSRAEMIHGKDPELTAQWYDQLRTESPSDVTSAIAKTILTGPMH